A genomic region of Miscanthus floridulus cultivar M001 chromosome 3, ASM1932011v1, whole genome shotgun sequence contains the following coding sequences:
- the LOC136542526 gene encoding UDP-rhamnose/UDP-galactose transporter 2-like, with protein MEAEKKTPAVSDVGAWAMNVVSSVSLIMANKQLMSSSGYAFAFATTLTGFHFTVTALVGWISNATGYSVSKHVPLWELVWFSLVANTSITGMNLSLMLNSVGFYQISKLSMIPVVCLMEWVLNSKHYTTKVISAVIVVAAGVGICTVTDVEVNAKGFISACVAVFCTSLQQITIGSFQKKYNIGSFELLSKTAPIQALSLVILGPFVDYYLNGRSLLNYPFSGGATFFILLSCSLAVFCNMSQYLCIGRFSATSFQVLGHMKTVCVLILGWILFDSALTVKNILGMLLAVMGMVVYSWAVEAEKKAAAPIPRNMSDMLDGEDVPLKARVSGVHAGDLEDGEMKS; from the exons atggaggCGGAGAAGAAGACGCCGGCGGTGTCCGATGTGGGCGCGTGGGCGATGAACGTCGTCAGCTCCGTCAGTCTCATCATGGCCAACAAGCAGCTCATGTCCTCCTCCGGCTACGCCTTCGCCTTCG CCACCACGCTGACCGGGTTCCACTTCACGGTCACGGCGCTCGTCGGGTGGATCTCCAACGCCACCGGCTACTCCGTCTCCAAGCACGTCCCGCTCTGGGAGCTCGTCTGGTTCTCCCTCGTCGCCAACACCTCCATCACCGGGATGAACCTCAGCCTCATGCTCAACTCCGTCGGCTTCTACCAG ATCTCCAAATTGAGCATGATTCCGGTCGTCTGCCTGATGGAATGGGTGCTGAACAGCAAGCACTACACCACTAAAGTCATATCGGCAGTGATTGTCGTGGCCGCCGGTGTTGGGATTTGTACTGTCACGGATGTCGAGGTCAATGCAAAGGGATTCATCAGCGCTTGCGTCGCAGTGTTCTGCACGTCGCTTCAACAGATT ACAATTGGCTCTTTTCAGAAGAAGTACAACATTGGATCATTTGAGCTGCTGAGCAAAACTGCACCAATTCAGGCACTTTCACTTGTTATACTGGGCCCCTTTGTAGACTACTACCTAAATGGACGGTCATTGTTGAACTACCCTTTTTCAGGAGGGGCAACT TTCTTCATACTACTTTCCTGCTCCCTGGCCGTCTTCTGCAACATGAGCCAATACCTCTGCATCGGCCGGTTCTCAGCGACTTCATTCCAGGTCCTGGGCCACATGAAGACCGTGTGCGTGCTGATCCTCGGCTGGATCCTGTTTGACTCGGCCCTCACCGTGAAGAACATCCTCGGTATGCTGCTTGCCGTGATGGGCATGGTGGTCTACAGCTGGGCCGTGGAAGCGGAGAAGAAGGCGGCAGCCCCGATCCCCCGGAACATGAGCGACATGCTCGACGGCGAGGACGTACCCCTCAAGGCCAGGGTGAGTGGCGTGCACGCAGGCGACCTCGAGGACGGCGAGATGAAGAGCTAG
- the LOC136547069 gene encoding geranylgeranyl pyrophosphate synthase 7, chloroplastic-like — MAMAFHFHPLAATRVHLSPIPFAAAAGAPSPSPSVAIAAHNHHHHGRRRFNAIVATAAAPSAAATTEFDFKAYMGERAVAVNRALDAAIPAGEPPAALHDAMRYTLLAGGKRVRPALCLAACAVVGGPEAWAMPAAAAVEMVHTMSLVHDDLPCMDDDDLRRGKPTCHVVYGEPIAVLAGDALLSLSFHHMASVGSYPPDVDPEKHPARVVRAIGELARCIGSEGLVAGQVVDLEMTGTSEPVPLERLEYIHLHKTAALLEASVVIGAIIGGGTDEQIERLRKYARSIGLLFQVVDDILDVTKSSEELGKTAGKDLASDKTTYLKLLGLDKSREFAEKLLSDAIEQLDCFDKEKAAPLLHLANYIAHRQN; from the exons ATGGCCATGGCCTTCCACTTCCACCCGCTGGCCGCCACGCGCGTCCACCTCTCCCCCATCccgttcgccgccgccgcgggggcgccctccccctccccctccgtcGCCATCGCGGcgcacaaccaccaccaccacggccgccgccgcTTCAACGCCATCGTGGCCACGGCGGCCGCGCCCTCGGCGGCGGCGACCACGGAGTTCGACTTCAAGGCGTACATGGGGGAGCGCGCGGTCGCGGTGAACCGGGCGCTGGACGCGGCCATCCCCGCCGGGGAGCCCCCCGCGGCGCTGCACGACGCGATGCGGTACACGCTGCTGGCGGGCGGGAAGCGCGTGCGCCCCGCGCTGTGCCTGGCCGCGTGCGCTGTGGTGGGCGGGCCGGAGGCCTGGGCGATGCCCGCCGCGGCGGCCGTCGAGATGGTGCACACCATGTCGCTCGTCCACGACGACCTCCCCTGCATGGACGACGACGACCTCCGCCGCGGCAAGCCCACCTGCCACGTCGTCTACGGCGAGCCCATCGCGGTCCTCGCCGGGGACGCGCTGCTCTCGCTCTCCTTCCACCACATGGCCAGCGTCGGGTCCTACCCTCCAGACGTAGACCCGGAGAAGCACCCCGCCCGCGTCGTCCGAGCCATTGGCGAGCTCGCGCGCTGCATCGGATCGGAGGGACTCGTCGCCGGCCAG GTTGTCGATCTTGAGATGACGGGCACATCTGAACCTGTGCCCCTTGAACGCCTTGAGTACATCCATCTCCACAAGACCGCTGCATTGCTCGAGGCCTCAGTGGTGATTGGGGCAATCATCGGAGGCGGCACCGATGAGCAAATTGAGCGGCTGCGGAAATATGCGAGGTCAATCGGGCTGTTGTTCCAGGTGGTCGATGACATACTTGATGTCACCAAGTCATCAGAGGAGCTCGGCAAGACGGCGGGGAAGGACTTGGCAAGTGACAAGACGACGTACCTAAAGCTGTTGGGGTTAGACAAGTCACGCGAGTTTGCAGAAAAGTTGCTTTCTGATGCAATAGAGCAGCTTGATTGTTTCGACAAGGAGAAGGCAGCACCTCTGTTGCATTTGGCCAACTATATCGCCCATAGGCAGAACTGA